The sequence CCGGCGTTCTGAGGGTCGAGCTTGATCGCGCGGTCGAGGTCGGCGACAGCCGCCACGTAGCGGCCGAGGTTGTTGTACGCGGCCCCTCGGTTCTGATAGGCCTTGGCGTTGTTCGGGTCGATCTCGATCGCGCGATCGAGCGTGACGAGCGCCTCCTCATTGCGGCCCATGCGGACGAGGACGCCGCCGCGGTCCTTGAGGTTCTCCGAGTCGTCGGGACGAAGGTTTGCGACGGACTCGAAGTCGGCCAGGGCCGCGGTGTTGCGGCCCAGCTTCGACCGCAGCGCCCCGCGCAGCCGGTAGCCGAAGACGTCGTTCGGGTCGACGGCGATCGCCTGCGTGTAGGCGGCTTCGGCCTGTTCGTTCTGCTTCATGTCTTCCAGCAGGCGTCCGCGATTTGCGTGGGCGCGGGCATAATTCGGGCCCAGCCGGACGGCCTCGTCCAGATCGGCGAGGGCTCCGTTGTTGTCGCCCATGACTCGGCGGACGTCGCTGCGGCCGATGTAGCTGTTCGGGTCGGAGGGGTAGAGGCGGATCGCCTCGTTGTATTCGTCGATCGCCTCGGCGTTGCGATTCAGGCGGTAGTAGACCTGCCCCAGGCCCGCGTGCGGCGTCGCGCGCTCACGCTTCGCCTCGGGCGATCGGACGTCGAAGGAGGGGCCGCCTCCGCCGAGGGCCCCGCCGTCGGCCATGTTGATCAGCGATGGAGCAGGGGCCTGCGACGCGCGGATCGCCCGCGTGAAGGAAGCCTCGGCTTCGCTGAGCCTCCCCAGCATCACCAGGGCGACGCCGCGATCGCTCCAGGCGGAGACGTAGAGCGGCTGGGCCTGGATGGCCCGGTCGAAGTCCTCCAGCCCCTTCGACGGTCTCCCCATCATCAGGTGGACGTTGCCGCGTCGGGCGAGCGTCTGGATGTCGCGGGGATGATGCGAGAGAACGGCGTCGAACCGTTGCAGGGCCTCCGCGTAGCGGCCGGCCTGGGCCAGCGCGGCCCCTTCGACGCGAAGGTCGTTGTCCGAGGCGCGCGAGGCGACATCGCCTCTCCAGGCCAGCAGCGCGCAGGCTGCGATCAGGAGCTTCTTCACCGTCATGCGAACGACCGTCCTTGGTCAGGCGTCGTCGTCGATCGGGGCCGATTCCACCTCTTTCCTCATCGGTCCGATGGCGACCCGGCGCACGCCCTCGCGGGCCCGGGAAATCGCCCGTGCGTCGGGTTGTCGCGGGGCTGCCGGCCTTCGCAAAGAGGCTCGTTCGCACGAGGATTCCTGGCGTCGCGAAGGTCGGCCCTGTCCGGGATGCGCCGGGGGCGCCGCGCGGTCAGCGCTTGACGATCGCGACGGCGGACCCACGGACCTCATTTCAGGTCCGCGACCGACCTCGCGAGGCTCGATGAGAATTGGCTCATCGTTTTGCTGAGGGCCGCCGCCGTACTTGTGGCACGGTTTATCTGCTGCTGAAGGCTGATCAGGTCGAGTTGATAGGACGATTCGGAGAATTGGAAACTCAGGCCGAGTCCGCTCTGGGACAGGCGGTTCTCCAGTCCTTCGACGACGAGGCGGCGGGAACGGCGGGCAGGCGACGAGTGGAACATGGACGGTCTCCCGACGATCAGGGATGATCTCCGGCGGAGCCTCGCCCCGCCTGACTATCCTGAACGTCGGGCGTGTGACACGATCTTTTCGACGGCGATTCCTACTCAGTCTCTTCAATCGAACGGACGACCTCGCGGACCTGATCGGGAAGCTCCGCGTCGCCCATGTCGGACCACTGGCCCAGAACCAGAATCGTCCGCCGGGGGGTGCGGAAGCAGCGGATCGACGCGGCGTTGGTCATGTCGAGCGTGACGAACTCCAGGTCATGGCCGGTCGCCGCATGGTCGTTGATCGTTTCCAGCACGGGT comes from Paludisphaera rhizosphaerae and encodes:
- a CDS encoding tetratricopeptide repeat protein is translated as MTVKKLLIAACALLAWRGDVASRASDNDLRVEGAALAQAGRYAEALQRFDAVLSHHPRDIQTLARRGNVHLMMGRPSKGLEDFDRAIQAQPLYVSAWSDRGVALVMLGRLSEAEASFTRAIRASQAPAPSLINMADGGALGGGGPSFDVRSPEAKRERATPHAGLGQVYYRLNRNAEAIDEYNEAIRLYPSDPNSYIGRSDVRRVMGDNNGALADLDEAVRLGPNYARAHANRGRLLEDMKQNEQAEAAYTQAIAVDPNDVFGYRLRGALRSKLGRNTAALADFESVANLRPDDSENLKDRGGVLVRMGRNEEALVTLDRAIEIDPNNAKAYQNRGAAYNNLGRYVAAVADLDRAIKLDPQNAGARTNCGLALFMLGEYERSMEDLGEAVKLAPNNAIVHFNRGNVYAKLGFTELALADYQAVEKADPRLLASYGGPAKVLAEMTRERMAVRTPAPRPEPDSEAELALKEGRSLQAAGDWPAAVAAFDRAVAADPQRAESYIARGWTRLCADVDGAETDARAFLNLKGWSDPASAYMAILGALAERRVGRDPAAYAFLEEARAKLPPNSAWPRPLLLHLDGDLAEPALLEAAANDLQRAEAHTILAVGLLRRGKTAEAREHLGWVRDHPVAGSVAADLARATLVRLDQAEQVARKP